The following are from one region of the Centropristis striata isolate RG_2023a ecotype Rhode Island chromosome 19, C.striata_1.0, whole genome shotgun sequence genome:
- the LOC131992124 gene encoding prosaposin, producing MALLRTALLLFACLESCALTSAFNVDGLQNVPEALRANGDVCQDCTQIFELLDDLLSNTDLQRKIMDGIEQICDHLPGPGTAKLCKDEVEKMLPMAISFITGVVKPDQICHILGLCGSCDKQEKMLHYFVKEALQVAVTSGNVQDNPHCSFCIFLIKTLEDLMPKDRTEEAVIKLLGEICHILPHSYRDQCEVVVSTFSKTVLDAILGYATPQAICALIHMCKGQEAPVVDPCTLATYRCSDFQTALKCGTVFYCQKFAWKPLNTL from the exons ATGGCCTTGCTCAGGACTGCATTGCTTCTCTTCGCTTGTCTTGAAAGCTGTG CTCTTACTTCAGCTTTTAATGTCGATGGTTTGCAAAATGTTCCTGAAGCCCTGAGAGCA AATGGGGATGTCTGCCAGGACTGCACCCAAATATTTGAACTCCTTGACGACCTGTTATCCAACACAGACCTCCAG AGAAAGATCATGGATGGCATCGAACAAATTTGCGACCACCTGCCTGGACCTGGCACTGCCAAACTCTGCAAAGATGAGGTGGAGAAGATGCTTCCAATGGCCATCAGCTTCATTACTGGTGTTGTA AAACCAGACCAGATCTGCCATATCCTTGGACTCTGTGGCTCCTGTGACAAGCAGGAGAAGATGCTCCACTACTTTGTCAAGGAGGCCCTGCAGGTGGCTGTGACAAGTGgaaat GTGCAGGACAACCCACACTGCTCCTTCTGCATTTTTCTCATCAAGACTTTGGAGGACTTGATGCCTAAAGATAGGACTGAG GAAGCTGTGATCAAGCTGCTGGGGGAGATCTGTCACATTTTGCCACATTCCTACCGAGATCAGTGTGAGGTTGTCGTAAGCACTTTCAGCAAGACGGTGCTGGATGCAATCCTGGGCTACGCCACCCCTCAGGCTATCTGCGCTCTCATCCACATGTGCAAAGGGCAGGAGGCTCCTGTTGTAG ACCCATGCACTTTGGCAACCTACAGGTGCAGTGACTTCCAAACTGCGCTGAAATGTGGA ACTGTGTTCTACTGCCAGAAATTTGCCTGGAAGCCTCtcaacacactgtaa